A single genomic interval of Phocoena sinus isolate mPhoSin1 chromosome 15, mPhoSin1.pri, whole genome shotgun sequence harbors:
- the NKX2-4 gene encoding homeobox protein Nkx-2.4 — MSLSPKHTTPFSVSDILSPIEETYKKFGGAMDGAPPGLGAPLGAAAAAYRAPPTGPSSQAAAVAGMQPPHAMAGHNAAAAAAAAAAAAAAAATYHMPPGVPQFPHGAMGGYCNGGLGNMGELPAYTDGMRSGAAAAATGWYGANPDPRFSSISRFMGPSAGVNVASMGSLPGIADAAKSLAPLHTVAAAAAAPRRKRRVLFSQAQVYELERRFKQQKYLSAPEREHLASMIHLTPTQVKIWFQNHRYKMKRQAKDKAAQQLQQEVGLGPPPPSPRRVAVPVLVKDGKPCQNGAATPTPGQAGPQPPAPTPAPELEELSPSPPALHGPGGGLAALDAAAGDYGGGALGASLLYGRTW, encoded by the exons ATGTCGTTGAGCCCCAAACACACGACGCCCTTCTCCGTGTCCGACATCCTGAGCCCCATCGAGGAGACCTACAAGAAGTTCGGCGGTGCCATGGACGGTGCGCCGCCCGGCCTGGGGGCGCCTTTGGGGGCCGCGGCCGCCGCCTACCGCGCGCCGCCGACCGGGCCCTCCTCGCAAGCGGCGGCCGTGGCGGGCATGCAGCCACCGCACGCCATGGCGGGCCACaacgcggcggcggcggcagcggcggcggcggcggcggcggcggcggccgccaCCTACCACATGCCGCCCGGCGTCCCGCAGTTCCCGCACGGCGCTATGGGCGGCTACTGCAACGGCGGCCTGGGCAACATGGGCGAACTGCCCGCCTACACGGACGGCATGCGGAGCGGCGCGGCCGCCGCGGCCACCGGCTGGTACGGCGCCAACCCGGACCCGCGCTTCTCGTCAA TCTCCAGGTTCATGGGGCCGTCAGCGGGAGTGAACGTGGCCAGCATGGGGTCGCTACCGGGCATCGCGGACGCCGCCAAGTCGCTGGCGCCACTGCAtacggtggcggcggcggcggcggcgccgcgGAGGAAGCGCCGCGTGCTGTTCTCGCAGGCGCAGGTCTACGAGCTGGAGCGGCGCTTCAAGCAGCAGAAGTACTTATCGGCGCCCGAGCGCGAGCACCTGGCCAGCATGATCCACTTGACGCCTACGCAGGTCAAGATCTGGTTCCAGAACCACCGGTACAAGATGAAGCGGCAGGCCAAGGACAAGGCGGCgcagcagctgcagcaggagGTCGGCCTGGGCCCGCCGCCGCCGTCCCCGCGACGCGTGGCCGTGCCCGTGCTGGTCAAGGACGGCAAGCCCTGCCAGAACGGCGCGGCCACGCCGACGCCCGGCCAGGCCGGCCCGCAACCGCCCGCGCCGACGCCCGCGCCCGAGCTGGAGGAGCTGTCGCCCAGCCCGCCCGCGCTGCACGGCCCGGGGGGAGGCCTGGCGGCCCTGGACGCGGCGGCTGGGGACTACGGCGGCGGCGCGCTGGGCGCCAGCCTGCTCTATGGCAGGACGTGGTGA